The Pocillopora verrucosa isolate sample1 chromosome 14, ASM3666991v2, whole genome shotgun sequence genome has a segment encoding these proteins:
- the LOC136278226 gene encoding uncharacterized protein, whose product MRTYCFVNQLLHVGSAVNEFTTDVDLSRHHFSLSFFLSSGDLSKRIPVDNSLNESVDKSRTHANLHQQRRAERADSMRPKKTWNFLMLFKLTQSTASKNGNLCSCCLRINQSVHWLRLSANMFFLIC is encoded by the exons ATGAGGACATATTGCTTCGTTAATCAGTTGCTTCATGTTGGTTCTGCGGTGAATGAGTTCACGACG GATGTGGATCTTTCAAGGCACCACTTTTCACTCTCGTTTTTCCTGTCATCGGGAGACCTCAGCAAGAG AATTCCAGTTGACAACAGTTTGAATGAGAGTGTTGACAAATCAAGAACTCACGCGAATTTGCATCAACAACGGCGAGCCGAGAGAGCAGATAGCATGCGTCCGAAAAAAA CGTGGAATTTCCTCATGCTCTTCAAACTGACACAGTCAACAGCCTCTAAAAATGGAAATCTGTGTAGCTGTTGTTTACGGATTAACCAATCAGTGCACTGGCTAAGACTTTCAGCAAACATGTTTTTCTTAATCTGCTAA